From the Ruania alkalisoli genome, one window contains:
- a CDS encoding glycoside hydrolase family 3 N-terminal domain-containing protein encodes MALHADADTRWQDDTLPVTSRVDALLEDLTLEEKVAQLVGLWVGANPETGDVAPQQSEMATEPVSWERAIQYGLGQLTRPFGTVPVEPEAGARGLAASQREIMAAQRLGIPALVHEECLAGFAAWKATAYPVPPSWGATFDPELIAQMAARIGVSMRAAGVHQGLAPVLDVARDYRWGRVEETISEDPYLVSAMGAAYVRGLESSGIVATLKHFPGYSASRAGRNLAPVSMGPRELADVILPPFEAALRAGARSVMHSYTEIDGVPTASDERLLTGLLREEWGFDGTVVADYFGVRFLQSLHGVAGDAAEAAALALRAGVDVELPSADAYPSLVEAVRAGDVPEELIDRAVRRVLAQKIELGLLDAGYTPEPAGPVVLDDAESQQLALQLAREGLVLVANDGVLPLARERRVAVVGPLAEDPYAMLGCYSFPAHVGVRHPERAMGIDIPTVLAELRTRTNATHARGVDVTDPDTSGIAEAVTTAAQADVCVAVVGDRSGLFGRGTSGEGCDARDLRLPGKQQELLEALLAAGTPVVVVVLSGRPYALGEVADRASAVVWGFFPGQRGGQALAEILTGEIAPSGRLPLSIPAEPGSGPGTYLTPPLGRPSSVTTIDTTPAYWFGHGLTYTSFDWTPAQVADPVWDTAGSARLTLQVRNTGERAGTEVVQLYLHDPVAQVTRPVVRLVGFARLDLEAGEQATVTFEVPADVTAFTGRDLQRIVEPGRMQLRLARSAGDVQSTLELDLVGPVRTVGHDRELFSAVHVEVN; translated from the coding sequence ATGGCGCTGCACGCCGACGCCGATACCCGCTGGCAGGACGACACCCTGCCGGTGACCTCCCGCGTGGACGCCCTTCTCGAGGACCTCACCCTCGAGGAGAAGGTGGCCCAGCTCGTCGGTCTGTGGGTCGGGGCCAACCCCGAGACCGGGGATGTGGCGCCGCAGCAGTCGGAGATGGCCACGGAGCCGGTCTCCTGGGAGCGGGCGATCCAGTACGGACTCGGCCAGCTGACGCGCCCGTTCGGAACCGTGCCGGTGGAGCCAGAGGCTGGAGCTCGGGGTCTTGCGGCCTCGCAGCGGGAGATCATGGCCGCCCAGCGGCTGGGCATCCCCGCCCTCGTGCATGAGGAGTGCCTGGCGGGTTTCGCCGCCTGGAAGGCCACCGCCTACCCGGTGCCACCCAGCTGGGGTGCGACCTTCGACCCCGAGCTGATCGCGCAGATGGCCGCACGGATCGGCGTCTCGATGCGCGCTGCCGGTGTGCATCAGGGTCTCGCGCCGGTGCTCGACGTCGCTCGCGACTACCGGTGGGGCCGGGTGGAGGAGACCATCTCGGAGGATCCGTATCTCGTTAGCGCCATGGGTGCTGCCTATGTCCGCGGTCTGGAGTCGTCCGGGATCGTCGCCACTCTCAAGCACTTCCCTGGCTACTCCGCCTCGCGCGCCGGACGCAACCTCGCTCCGGTCTCGATGGGGCCACGGGAGCTGGCCGACGTCATCCTCCCGCCGTTCGAGGCGGCTCTGCGCGCAGGGGCGCGCTCGGTGATGCACTCCTACACCGAGATCGACGGCGTTCCCACCGCCTCCGACGAGCGTCTCCTGACCGGGCTGCTGCGCGAGGAATGGGGCTTTGACGGGACCGTCGTGGCCGACTACTTCGGCGTGCGCTTCCTGCAGAGCCTGCATGGCGTGGCCGGTGACGCGGCTGAAGCTGCCGCACTCGCCCTGCGTGCCGGCGTCGACGTCGAGCTGCCCTCGGCCGACGCCTACCCCTCGTTGGTCGAGGCCGTCCGTGCGGGGGACGTGCCCGAGGAGCTCATCGACCGGGCGGTGCGTCGCGTGCTCGCCCAGAAGATCGAGCTCGGCCTGCTGGACGCCGGCTACACCCCCGAACCGGCCGGCCCGGTGGTGCTCGACGACGCCGAGAGTCAGCAGCTGGCGCTCCAGCTCGCCCGGGAAGGGCTCGTGCTTGTGGCCAACGACGGCGTTCTGCCCCTGGCCCGGGAGCGCCGGGTCGCGGTGGTGGGCCCACTGGCAGAGGACCCTTACGCCATGCTCGGGTGCTACTCGTTCCCCGCCCACGTCGGGGTGCGCCACCCCGAGCGGGCGATGGGTATCGACATCCCCACGGTGCTTGCCGAGCTGCGCACCCGGACGAACGCGACCCATGCCCGTGGTGTCGACGTCACCGACCCCGATACCAGCGGAATCGCCGAGGCCGTCACGACAGCCGCACAGGCCGACGTCTGCGTCGCCGTGGTCGGGGACCGGTCCGGTTTGTTCGGCCGGGGCACCTCCGGTGAGGGGTGCGATGCGCGCGACCTACGTCTGCCGGGCAAGCAGCAGGAGCTGCTGGAGGCCCTGCTCGCCGCCGGAACCCCCGTCGTCGTGGTGGTCCTCAGCGGCCGGCCCTACGCGCTGGGTGAGGTCGCGGACCGGGCGAGCGCCGTCGTCTGGGGCTTCTTCCCCGGGCAGCGCGGGGGGCAGGCACTGGCGGAGATCCTCACCGGTGAGATCGCGCCCTCAGGGCGCCTGCCGCTCAGCATCCCCGCCGAACCGGGCAGCGGACCCGGCACCTACCTGACCCCGCCACTCGGGCGGCCCAGCTCGGTCACCACCATCGACACCACACCCGCGTACTGGTTCGGCCACGGCCTGACCTACACCAGCTTCGACTGGACACCGGCCCAGGTGGCAGATCCGGTCTGGGACACCGCCGGCAGCGCGAGGCTCACGCTGCAGGTCCGCAACACCGGCGAGCGTGCGGGCACCGAGGTGGTCCAGCTCTACCTGCACGACCCCGTCGCCCAGGTCACCCGCCCCGTGGTGCGGCTCGTCGGCTTCGCCCGGCTCGACCTCGAGGCCGGCGAGCAGGCAACCGTGACCTTCGAGGTGCCGGCCGACGTCACCGCGTTCACTGGTCGCGACCTGCAGCGCATCGTCGAACCCGGGCGCATGCAGCTGCGGCTGGCGCGATCCGCCGGAGACGTCCAGAGCACCCTCGAGCTCGACCTCGTGGGCCCTGTTCGCACGGTCGGCCACGACCGTGAGCTGTTCTCGGCCGTTCACGTGGAGGTGAACTGA
- a CDS encoding LacI family DNA-binding transcriptional regulator translates to MTATSRPTIASIAAEAGVSVPTVSKVLNGRSDVAAATRARVEEVVSRHGYQRRPRGPARSGPAMIDLVFHEITNEWSMEIIRAVEESAATAGAGMVLSELGGRHRPAQDWLDNVLARRPLGVILVLARLTDAQHDQLTSRGIPSVVVDTDGEPHPGVPAVGSTNWDGGLAATKHLLDLGHRRIAVISGQPDVLCSRARVDGYRSALERAGLSYDPALVRWGDFYIWRGEEHARDLLSRPDRPTAVFAGSDMQAVGVLRAARELGLRVPEDLSVVGYDDLPIASWYSPTLTTVHQPLRQMAATATQMVLTLARGEQPSALRVDLATELVVRESTAPPPSL, encoded by the coding sequence ATGACAGCGACGTCACGGCCGACGATCGCCTCGATCGCGGCCGAGGCCGGGGTGTCGGTCCCGACCGTCTCGAAGGTCCTCAACGGCCGCTCCGATGTCGCCGCCGCCACACGCGCCCGGGTGGAGGAGGTCGTCAGCAGGCACGGGTACCAGCGCCGCCCACGAGGTCCGGCACGATCCGGGCCCGCGATGATCGACCTGGTCTTCCATGAGATCACCAACGAGTGGTCGATGGAGATCATCCGGGCCGTCGAGGAGAGCGCCGCCACCGCCGGCGCCGGCATGGTGCTCTCCGAGCTCGGCGGCCGCCACCGCCCGGCACAGGACTGGCTCGACAACGTGCTCGCGCGTCGTCCACTCGGGGTGATCCTGGTGCTCGCCCGGCTCACCGACGCCCAGCACGACCAGCTCACCTCCCGCGGGATCCCCTCGGTCGTCGTGGACACCGACGGCGAGCCTCACCCGGGCGTGCCTGCTGTCGGCTCGACCAACTGGGATGGAGGCCTGGCGGCGACCAAGCACCTCCTCGACCTCGGTCACCGGCGGATCGCCGTGATCTCCGGGCAGCCGGACGTGCTGTGCTCGCGTGCCCGGGTGGACGGGTACCGCAGTGCCCTGGAGCGCGCTGGCCTCAGCTACGACCCTGCCCTGGTGCGCTGGGGCGACTTCTACATCTGGCGCGGGGAAGAGCACGCGCGTGACCTGCTCAGCCGCCCCGACCGGCCCACCGCGGTCTTCGCGGGCTCGGACATGCAGGCCGTGGGCGTGCTGCGCGCGGCACGCGAACTGGGCCTGCGCGTCCCCGAGGATCTCTCCGTGGTCGGCTACGACGATCTACCGATCGCGTCCTGGTACTCCCCCACGCTCACGACGGTTCACCAGCCGCTCCGGCAGATGGCCGCGACCGCGACGCAGATGGTGCTCACACTCGCTCGTGGGGAGCAACCGTCCGCACTGCGGGTGGATCTGGCCACCGAGCTCGTCGTCCGGGAGAGCACGGCACCACCACCCTCCCTCTGA